In Pan paniscus chromosome 13, NHGRI_mPanPan1-v2.0_pri, whole genome shotgun sequence, one DNA window encodes the following:
- the LOC129397317 gene encoding UDP-glucuronosyltransferase 1A9-like has translation MACTGWTSPLPLCVCLLLTCGFAEAGKLLVVPMDGSHWFTMRSVVEKLILRGHEVVVVMPEVSWQLGRSLNCTVKTYSTSYTLEDLDREFKAFAHAQWKAQVRSIYSLLMGSYNDIFDLFFSNCRSLFKDKKLVEYLKESSFDAVFLDPFDNCGLIVAKYFSLPSVVFTRGILCHYLEEGAQCPAPLSYVPRILLGFSDAMTFKEKVRNHIMHLEEHLLCHRFFKNALEIASEILQTPVTEYDLYSHTSIWLLRTDFVLDYPKPVMPNMIFIGGINCHQGKPLPMVSYLSFSTLRILHLWKLKKDSVVNCDLTFSFVSFQISFQFNKLFCANACTRQ, from the coding sequence ATGGCTTGCACAGGGTGGACCAGCCCCCTTcctctatgtgtgtgtctgctgCTGACCTGTGGCTTTGCCGAGGCAGGGAAGCTACTGGTAGTGCCCATGGATGGGAGCCACTGGTTCACCATGAGGTCGGTGGTGGAGAAACTCATTCTCAGGGGGCATGAGGTGGTTGTAGTCATGCCAGAGGTGAGTTGGCAACTGGGAAGATCACTGAATTGCACAGTGAAGACTTATTCAACTTCATATACCCTGGAGGATCTGGACCGGGAGTTCAAGGCTTTTGCCCATGCTCAATGGAAAGCACAAGTACGAAGTATATATTCTCTATTAATGGGTTCATACAATGAcatttttgacttatttttttcaaattgcagGAGTTTGTTTAAGGACAAAAAATTAGTAGAATACTTAAAGGAGAGTTCTTTTGATGCAGTGTTTCTCGATCCTTTTGATAACTGTGGCTTAATTGTTGCCAAatatttctccctcccctccgTGGTCTTCACCAGGGGAATACTTTGCCACTATCTTGAAGAAGGTGCACAGTGCCCTGCACCTCTTTCCTATGTCCCCAGAATTCTCTTAGGGTTCTCAGATGCCATGACTTTCAAGGAGAAAGTACGGAACCACATCATGCACTTAGAGGAACATTTATTATGCCACCGTTTTTTCAAAAATGCCCTAGAAATAGCCTCTGAAATTCTCCAAACACCTGTTACGGAGTATGATCTCTACAGCCACACATCAATTTGGTTGTTGCGAACGGACTTCGTTTTGGACTATCCCAAACCCGTGATGCCCAACATGATCTTCATTGGTGGTATCAACTGCCATCAGGGAAAGCCGTTGCCTATGGTAAGTTATCTCTCCTTTAGCACCTTAAGAATACTTCacctttggaaattaaaaaaggaTTCTGTAGTGAACTGtgatttgacattttcatttgtttcatttcaaatttctttccagtttaacaaattattttgtgCCAATGCATGTACTCGTCAGTAG